A window from Apteryx mantelli isolate bAptMan1 chromosome 15, bAptMan1.hap1, whole genome shotgun sequence encodes these proteins:
- the ST8SIA2 gene encoding alpha-2,8-sialyltransferase 8B isoform X2, whose protein sequence is MPLPCRGWTLALLTLLVGFLIFADISEIEEEESGSSGGRGTIRSAVNSLHSKSNRAEVVINDSSSPAVVDRSNESIKHNIKPASSKWSHNQTLSLKIRDSTMNVSQNLYELLPRTSPLKGKQFPTCAIVGNSGVLLHSSCGPEIDAHSFVIRCNLAPVQEYSQDVGMKTDLVTMNPSVIQRAFEDLVNETWREKLLQRLHSLNGSILWIPAFMAKGGKERVEWVNELILKHHINVRTAYPSLRLLHAVRGYWLTNKVHIKRPTTGLLMYTLATRFCNRIYLYGFWPFPLDQNQNPVKYHYYDSLKYGYTSQASPHTMPLEFKALKTLHQQGALKLTVGECDGAT, encoded by the exons GAGTTCTGGAGGCAGAGGTACAATCAGATCAGCTGTGAACAGCTTACATAGCAAATCTAATAG AGCTGAAGTAGTAATAAATGATTCTTCATCTCCAGCTGTTGTTGACAGAAGTAATGAAAGCATTAAGCACAACATTAAACCAGCCTCATCCAAATGGAGCCACAACCAGACACTCTCTTTGAAGATCAG GGACAGCACCATGAACGTCTCCCAGAACCTCTACGAGCTGCTGCCCCGCACGTCGCCCCTGAAGGGCAAGCAGTTCCCGACCTGCGCCATCGTGGGCAACTCGGGGGTCCTGCTCCACAGCAGCTGCGGCCCTGAGATCGACGCACACAGCTTCGTGATAAG GTGCAATCTGGCCCCTGTCCAGGAGTACTCACAGGACGTGGGCATGAAGACAGACCTGGTGACTATGAACCCTTCGGTCATCCAGCGGGCCTTCGAGGATCTGGTGAATGAGACCTGGCGGGAGAAGCTGCTGCAGCGCCTCCACAGCCTCAACGGCAGCATCCTCTGGATCCCAGCCTTCATGGCCAAGGGGGGCAAGGAGCGAGTGGAGTGGGTGAACGAGCTCATCCTGAAACACCACATCAATGTCAGGACTGCCTACCCCTCATTGCGCCTGCTGCACGCTGTCCGAGG GTACTGGCTCACAAACAAAGTGCATATAAAGCGACCGACCACCGGCCTCCTCATGTATACCTTAGCCACTCGCTTCTGCAACAGGATCTATCTCTACGGCTTCTGGCCGTTCCCCCTGGATCAGAACCAGAACCCAGTCAAGTACCACTACTACGACAGCCTGAAGTACGGCTACACTTCGCAGGCCAGCCCTCACACCATGCCCTTGGAGTTCAAAGCCTTAAAGACTCTGCACCAGCAGGGAGCCTTGAAGCTGACTGTGGGGGAATGCGACGGGGCCACGTAA
- the ST8SIA2 gene encoding alpha-2,8-sialyltransferase 8B isoform X1, whose amino-acid sequence MPLPCRGWTLALLTLLVGFLIFADISEIEEEESGSSGGRGTIRSAVNSLHSKSNRAEVVINDSSSPAVVDRSNESIKHNIKPASSKWSHNQTLSLKIRKQILKFLDAEKDISVLKGTLKPGDVIHYVFDRDSTMNVSQNLYELLPRTSPLKGKQFPTCAIVGNSGVLLHSSCGPEIDAHSFVIRCNLAPVQEYSQDVGMKTDLVTMNPSVIQRAFEDLVNETWREKLLQRLHSLNGSILWIPAFMAKGGKERVEWVNELILKHHINVRTAYPSLRLLHAVRGYWLTNKVHIKRPTTGLLMYTLATRFCNRIYLYGFWPFPLDQNQNPVKYHYYDSLKYGYTSQASPHTMPLEFKALKTLHQQGALKLTVGECDGAT is encoded by the exons GAGTTCTGGAGGCAGAGGTACAATCAGATCAGCTGTGAACAGCTTACATAGCAAATCTAATAG AGCTGAAGTAGTAATAAATGATTCTTCATCTCCAGCTGTTGTTGACAGAAGTAATGAAAGCATTAAGCACAACATTAAACCAGCCTCATCCAAATGGAGCCACAACCAGACACTCTCTTTGAAGATCAG GAAACAAATCCTGAAGTTCCTGGATGCAGAGAAGGACATTTCGGTGCTGAAGGGGACGCTGAAGCCTGGGGACGTCATCCACTATGTCTTTGACAGGGACAGCACCATGAACGTCTCCCAGAACCTCTACGAGCTGCTGCCCCGCACGTCGCCCCTGAAGGGCAAGCAGTTCCCGACCTGCGCCATCGTGGGCAACTCGGGGGTCCTGCTCCACAGCAGCTGCGGCCCTGAGATCGACGCACACAGCTTCGTGATAAG GTGCAATCTGGCCCCTGTCCAGGAGTACTCACAGGACGTGGGCATGAAGACAGACCTGGTGACTATGAACCCTTCGGTCATCCAGCGGGCCTTCGAGGATCTGGTGAATGAGACCTGGCGGGAGAAGCTGCTGCAGCGCCTCCACAGCCTCAACGGCAGCATCCTCTGGATCCCAGCCTTCATGGCCAAGGGGGGCAAGGAGCGAGTGGAGTGGGTGAACGAGCTCATCCTGAAACACCACATCAATGTCAGGACTGCCTACCCCTCATTGCGCCTGCTGCACGCTGTCCGAGG GTACTGGCTCACAAACAAAGTGCATATAAAGCGACCGACCACCGGCCTCCTCATGTATACCTTAGCCACTCGCTTCTGCAACAGGATCTATCTCTACGGCTTCTGGCCGTTCCCCCTGGATCAGAACCAGAACCCAGTCAAGTACCACTACTACGACAGCCTGAAGTACGGCTACACTTCGCAGGCCAGCCCTCACACCATGCCCTTGGAGTTCAAAGCCTTAAAGACTCTGCACCAGCAGGGAGCCTTGAAGCTGACTGTGGGGGAATGCGACGGGGCCACGTAA